From the Streptomyces pluripotens genome, one window contains:
- a CDS encoding GNAT family N-acetyltransferase produces the protein MSTLAAQAISTQRLDLLPLHVEHAEEMAAVLSDPALHSFIGGTPDTPQALRSRYQRMTAGSPDPAISWLNWVIQLRDESCLTGTIQTTVSPSAHGPIAEIAWVVGTPWQGRGIATEAARGLVDWLSQLPVHTVIAHIHPEHRASAAVATAAGLTPTDEWHEDEIRWHRSIRK, from the coding sequence GTGAGCACCCTCGCGGCCCAGGCCATCAGCACCCAGCGACTGGACCTGCTGCCACTGCACGTCGAACACGCCGAGGAAATGGCCGCCGTGCTGTCCGACCCGGCCCTGCACTCCTTCATCGGCGGCACTCCCGACACCCCGCAAGCCCTGCGCTCGCGCTACCAGCGCATGACCGCGGGCTCTCCCGACCCGGCCATCTCCTGGCTGAACTGGGTAATCCAGCTCCGTGACGAGTCCTGCCTGACGGGCACCATCCAGACGACGGTCAGCCCCTCCGCCCACGGGCCCATCGCTGAGATCGCCTGGGTGGTGGGGACCCCGTGGCAGGGAAGAGGCATCGCCACCGAAGCAGCCCGAGGACTTGTCGACTGGCTCAGCCAACTGCCCGTACACACCGTCATCGCCCACATCCACCCCGAGCACCGGGCATCCGCCGCCGTCGCCACCGCCGCCGGGCTCACACCCACCGACGAATGGCACGAAGACGAGATCCGATGGCACCGGAGCATCAGGAAATAA
- a CDS encoding cytochrome P450, producing the protein MTVTQARATGTRRRVPPGPSRFATFKLLNMLLRDRLALMRTAADGYGDAVRVAIGPKTLYFFNHPDYAKYVLTDNPGNYHKGIGLHQARRALGDGLLTSEGELWREQRRVIQPAFQAKRIAAQASAVAQEAARMVGRLRSRAGAGPVDITAEMTELTLGVLGRTLLDEDLSGHASIGHDFEAVQDQAMFEVVTLGAVPQFLPLPQQLRFRAARARLQKVTEQLAAHRALRSGGDTDDVLSRLLESVHAEQDPRVARRRLRDELVTLLLAGHETTASTLSWAFHLIDQNPEVVERLRDEARSVLGDRLPEFGDLQRLTYTTMVVEETMRLYPPVWMLSRIAQGPDVIAGYDIPAGADVVVCPYTLHRHPAFWERPERFEPDRFDRQRRAQRPRYAYIPFGAGPRFCVGNHLGMMEAVFVIAMVMRELRLVLPKGASVVPEPMLSLRVRGGLRMSVQRG; encoded by the coding sequence GTGACCGTCACCCAGGCCCGAGCGACCGGGACACGGCGGCGGGTCCCGCCCGGACCCTCCCGATTCGCCACCTTCAAGCTGCTCAACATGCTGCTGCGCGACCGGCTCGCGCTGATGCGCACGGCCGCGGACGGCTACGGCGATGCCGTGCGTGTCGCGATCGGCCCCAAGACGCTCTATTTCTTCAACCATCCCGACTACGCCAAGTATGTGCTCACCGACAACCCGGGGAACTACCACAAGGGCATCGGCCTGCACCAGGCCCGCCGGGCGCTCGGCGACGGACTGCTGACCAGCGAGGGCGAGCTGTGGCGGGAACAGCGCAGGGTGATCCAGCCCGCCTTCCAGGCCAAGCGGATTGCGGCGCAGGCCTCGGCCGTGGCCCAGGAGGCGGCGCGGATGGTCGGCCGGCTGCGCTCCAGAGCCGGGGCCGGGCCGGTGGACATCACCGCGGAGATGACCGAGCTGACCTTGGGAGTGCTCGGGCGTACCCTGCTCGACGAGGACCTCAGCGGTCACGCCTCGATCGGCCACGACTTCGAGGCCGTTCAGGACCAGGCGATGTTCGAGGTCGTCACCCTCGGGGCGGTCCCGCAGTTCCTGCCGCTGCCCCAGCAACTGCGTTTCCGGGCCGCCCGAGCCCGGCTGCAGAAGGTGACCGAACAGCTGGCGGCGCACCGCGCGTTGCGCTCCGGCGGAGACACGGACGACGTGCTCTCCCGACTGCTCGAATCCGTGCACGCCGAGCAGGACCCGCGGGTTGCGCGGCGCAGGTTGCGCGACGAGCTGGTCACCTTGCTGCTGGCCGGACACGAGACCACGGCCAGCACCCTCAGCTGGGCCTTCCATCTCATAGATCAGAACCCCGAGGTGGTCGAGCGGCTGCGCGACGAGGCCCGGAGCGTGCTCGGCGACCGGCTGCCGGAGTTCGGAGACCTGCAACGGCTGACGTACACGACGATGGTGGTCGAGGAGACCATGCGGCTCTATCCGCCGGTGTGGATGCTCTCCCGGATCGCTCAGGGTCCTGATGTCATCGCTGGATACGACATCCCGGCCGGTGCCGACGTGGTGGTGTGTCCCTACACGTTGCACCGGCATCCCGCGTTTTGGGAAAGGCCCGAACGCTTCGAGCCGGACCGCTTCGACCGGCAGCGGCGCGCACAGCGTCCCCGCTACGCATACATTCCGTTCGGCGCCGGACCGCGCTTCTGCGTGGGAAACCACCTCGGAATGATGGAGGCGGTCTTCGTGATCGCGATGGTCATGCGCGAACTGCGCCTGGTGCTGCCGAAGGGCGCGTCCGTGGTGCCCGAGCCGATGCTCTCGCTCCGGGTGCGCGGCGGCCTGCGGATGTCCGTGCAGCGCGGCTGA
- a CDS encoding DUF1702 family protein, whose amino-acid sequence MATPLGSLRRLLLAPSLHSVSFAGREFPVTPTPATARLEAIPQSVVIGFEWGIETRGTAEVERRLAMVEPELRGFAYEGAVMAFTVRDAVRGHRTRELVLGSGRPHFFLAYIGIGFAMARLPRPLWRKILPDLDDIPFHPTMSWLAVDGYGFDRAYFDTARWVDGQYRPAPYPWDGHPGYFLRAVDQGIGRALWFIHGGRAPAVAAAVERFTEDRRADLWSGVGLAATFAGGATATELAGLRDTAGRAGYAADLAIGAVFAIKARHYAEFVPEHTVTAASELTGLVIDEAVDLADRTEVERTGTGLVPQYELWRRNIRAHFMSAVVAPSHEE is encoded by the coding sequence ATGGCCACCCCGCTCGGTTCGCTGCGCAGACTTCTGCTCGCCCCTTCGCTGCACTCGGTCAGCTTCGCCGGCCGGGAATTCCCGGTCACACCGACTCCGGCCACGGCGCGGCTGGAGGCGATTCCTCAGTCGGTGGTCATCGGCTTCGAGTGGGGCATCGAGACCCGCGGAACCGCGGAAGTCGAACGGCGGCTGGCGATGGTCGAACCCGAGTTGCGAGGGTTCGCGTACGAGGGGGCCGTCATGGCGTTCACCGTGCGCGACGCGGTGCGCGGGCATCGGACCAGGGAGCTGGTTCTCGGATCCGGCCGCCCGCACTTCTTCCTGGCCTACATCGGCATCGGCTTCGCCATGGCGCGGTTGCCTCGTCCGCTGTGGCGCAAGATACTGCCCGATCTCGACGACATCCCCTTCCACCCCACGATGAGCTGGCTGGCCGTCGACGGGTACGGCTTCGACCGCGCGTACTTCGACACGGCACGGTGGGTCGACGGGCAGTACCGGCCCGCGCCGTACCCGTGGGACGGGCATCCCGGGTACTTCCTGCGGGCCGTCGACCAGGGGATCGGACGCGCGCTGTGGTTCATCCACGGCGGTCGCGCCCCCGCGGTGGCCGCGGCCGTGGAGCGGTTCACCGAGGACCGGCGGGCCGACCTGTGGAGCGGCGTCGGTCTCGCTGCGACCTTCGCGGGCGGCGCGACGGCCACCGAGCTTGCAGGGCTGCGGGACACAGCCGGCCGGGCCGGCTACGCCGCGGACCTCGCGATCGGCGCGGTATTCGCGATCAAGGCCAGGCACTACGCGGAGTTCGTGCCCGAGCACACGGTCACCGCCGCGTCCGAGCTGACCGGACTGGTCATCGATGAGGCCGTGGATCTGGCCGACCGCACCGAGGTCGAGCGCACCGGCACCGGCCTCGTACCGCAGTACGAGCTGTGGCGCCGGAACATCCGCGCGCACTTCATGAGCGCGGTCGTCGCCCCTTCCCACGAGGAGTAG
- a CDS encoding transposase domain-containing protein produces the protein MPRPGQVKPETDERLSDRIAIGLLTRSFPPELVDRVVAECGRSRQRNRLLPPRVAVYFVLAMCLFSGQGYEEVARLLTHRLDWAKRWSGPWRVPTTAAISRARAKLGPETY, from the coding sequence ATGCCACGGCCGGGTCAGGTCAAGCCGGAGACAGACGAGCGGCTGTCGGATCGCATTGCGATCGGGTTGCTGACGCGGTCATTCCCGCCGGAACTGGTGGACCGGGTGGTGGCCGAGTGTGGGCGATCCAGACAGCGCAATCGGTTGCTGCCTCCGCGCGTGGCGGTCTACTTCGTGCTGGCCATGTGCCTGTTCTCCGGCCAGGGCTATGAAGAGGTCGCCCGGCTGCTGACCCACCGGCTGGACTGGGCAAAACGCTGGTCCGGGCCGTGGCGGGTGCCGACCACGGCGGCGATCTCGCGGGCCCGTGCGAAGCTCGGGCCGGAAACATACTGA
- a CDS encoding MerR family transcriptional regulator, which produces MRLAQLSETSGVSTATIKYYLREGLLEPGDRVTATQMDYDARHVHRLRLIRALLEVGGLSLATVRNVLTVMEEPDVRPKDVERAAQEPLSTRAGLQRTEATSDAAVSEILALAEDWGWAISPDSPAVYTAAEALETLLRLGQTGLADQLDEYARSAEIAAAADVKASHLDGSTREATEALIVGNVMGDLLLASLRRLAQVHRLRESQRSGRCCPASENRSGTGHCG; this is translated from the coding sequence ATGCGACTCGCGCAGCTCAGTGAAACAAGCGGCGTGTCCACTGCAACGATCAAGTACTACCTGCGCGAGGGCCTGCTTGAGCCCGGTGACCGGGTCACCGCGACACAGATGGACTATGACGCTCGGCATGTGCACCGGCTCCGGCTCATACGCGCCCTGCTCGAGGTTGGCGGCCTGTCCCTTGCGACGGTCCGCAACGTTCTGACGGTGATGGAAGAGCCGGACGTCCGCCCCAAGGACGTGGAGCGCGCCGCCCAAGAACCGCTGAGCACACGAGCCGGCCTGCAGCGCACGGAGGCCACCTCCGATGCTGCCGTGTCCGAAATCCTCGCCCTCGCCGAGGACTGGGGATGGGCGATCTCACCCGACAGTCCGGCCGTCTATACGGCCGCTGAGGCCCTGGAGACCCTACTACGGCTAGGGCAGACGGGCCTGGCTGACCAGCTCGACGAGTACGCACGGTCGGCGGAGATCGCCGCGGCAGCTGACGTGAAGGCCTCGCACCTTGACGGCAGTACCAGAGAAGCGACGGAAGCTTTGATCGTCGGCAACGTTATGGGGGACCTTCTCCTGGCCTCCCTGCGGCGCCTGGCCCAGGTTCACCGCCTGCGCGAAAGCCAGCGAAGCGGCAGGTGCTGTCCCGCGTCCGAGAACCGATCCGGAACTGGGCATTGCGGCTGA
- a CDS encoding SGNH/GDSL hydrolase family protein — MQTNTATTPPAHTSLVAVGDSFTEGMSDLLPDGSYRGWADLLAMRMAARTPGFRYANLAVRGKLISQIVEEQVGVAAGMDADVITLVGGLNDALRPKCDMGRVRGLLTEAVERLAPSCGQLVLMRSPGRQGPVLERFRPRMEELFACVEQLAAKHGALVVDLYGAPSLADPRLWDVDRLHLTTEGHRRVAEAVWQTLGYEPEDTGWHVPPPATKPPGWTARRVADVRFTQQHLLPWIGRRLTGRSSGDGRLPKRPELLPYEGPA, encoded by the coding sequence ATGCAGACGAATACCGCTACCACTCCTCCCGCGCACACCAGTCTGGTCGCGGTCGGCGACTCCTTCACCGAGGGCATGTCGGACCTGCTGCCCGACGGTTCCTACCGGGGCTGGGCCGACCTGCTCGCCATGCGGATGGCCGCCCGCACGCCCGGTTTCCGGTACGCCAATCTCGCCGTACGCGGAAAGTTGATCAGTCAGATCGTCGAGGAGCAGGTGGGGGTGGCGGCGGGCATGGACGCCGATGTCATCACCCTGGTGGGCGGGCTGAACGACGCCCTGCGCCCGAAGTGCGACATGGGCCGGGTGCGCGGGCTACTGACCGAGGCCGTGGAGCGGCTGGCGCCGTCCTGCGGGCAACTGGTGCTGATGCGCAGCCCCGGCCGCCAGGGCCCTGTGCTGGAGCGGTTCCGGCCACGCATGGAGGAGCTGTTCGCCTGCGTGGAGCAGCTGGCCGCAAAGCACGGCGCCCTGGTAGTCGACCTGTACGGGGCGCCCTCCTTGGCGGACCCGCGACTGTGGGACGTGGATCGGCTGCATCTGACGACGGAAGGGCATCGCCGGGTCGCCGAGGCAGTGTGGCAGACGCTCGGGTACGAGCCGGAGGACACCGGGTGGCACGTCCCACCGCCTGCGACGAAGCCGCCCGGCTGGACGGCCAGGCGAGTCGCGGACGTGCGGTTCACCCAGCAGCACCTGTTGCCCTGGATCGGCCGACGCCTGACCGGTCGGTCCTCGGGTGACGGCCGCCTGCCGAAGCGGCCCGAACTGCTGCCCTACGAGGGCCCGGCATGA
- a CDS encoding class I SAM-dependent methyltransferase — MRLLSTGSGEVVRGPVHHPLFARYYARLSVSAETRLGMARIRERLLAGLSGRVIEIGAGNGLNFAHYPGAVAEVVAIEPEPLLRRLAVQAGLRSQVPVDVVPGAAEALPVKSEAFDAAVLSLVLCSVQDVARTLGEVRRVLRPGGEVRFFEHGRGGGAAMVLTQQALDRTVWPALFGGCHVSREPVAALREAGFRLGPHRRVQLPENGPALPTSFCALGVAWRQDRSDAP, encoded by the coding sequence ATGCGGCTGCTGTCCACCGGCTCCGGCGAGGTGGTGCGGGGTCCCGTCCACCATCCGCTGTTCGCCCGCTACTACGCCCGGCTGAGCGTCAGTGCCGAGACCCGACTGGGCATGGCCCGGATACGTGAGCGGCTGCTCGCCGGGCTGTCCGGGCGGGTGATCGAGATCGGTGCGGGCAACGGGCTGAACTTCGCGCACTACCCGGGGGCGGTTGCGGAGGTGGTCGCCATCGAACCGGAACCACTGCTCAGACGACTGGCGGTTCAGGCCGGGCTGCGCAGCCAGGTGCCGGTGGACGTGGTACCGGGCGCGGCAGAGGCGCTGCCGGTCAAGAGCGAGGCCTTCGACGCGGCCGTGCTGTCGCTGGTGCTGTGCAGCGTGCAGGACGTGGCGCGGACGCTGGGTGAGGTGCGACGGGTCCTCCGGCCTGGCGGCGAGGTGCGCTTCTTCGAGCACGGCCGGGGCGGCGGAGCGGCGATGGTGCTGACCCAGCAGGCTCTGGACCGCACCGTGTGGCCGGCGCTGTTCGGTGGCTGCCATGTGTCCCGCGAGCCAGTTGCGGCGCTGCGCGAAGCCGGGTTCCGGCTCGGCCCGCACCGGCGGGTGCAGTTGCCGGAGAACGGTCCGGCACTGCCGACCTCGTTCTGCGCGCTGGGGGTCGCCTGGCGGCAGGACCGGTCGGACGCACCCTGA
- a CDS encoding DUF6008 family protein: MGGMGDMGNVVSSWDTLGAVFLIAWAAAMWLAVIVLALANRGPARPWLFKTAVAVIGLGVIGQIGHFQEHVAQTGYWVAHPYSPAWMTPWGNGLARGMGQVDPSKPTLGMEILHLTGNFIFLAGLVGVMQITRRAVGGLKSRKWAKMGVWMQGMHGLEHLVLTLSVALGASRAIGLSTWFGLIEPGPALVTYRVWWHFIANLVGSVIFAVSLYHLWKERHAVKAGYQASGVEESVFVPSSVSTSLPASEEEAAPGHDLVGRA, translated from the coding sequence ATGGGAGGCATGGGAGATATGGGGAACGTCGTGTCGTCCTGGGACACCTTGGGCGCAGTCTTCTTGATCGCCTGGGCCGCCGCAATGTGGCTGGCCGTCATCGTGCTCGCCCTGGCCAACCGCGGGCCCGCGCGACCCTGGCTGTTCAAGACCGCGGTCGCCGTCATCGGGCTCGGCGTGATCGGCCAGATCGGTCACTTCCAGGAGCACGTGGCCCAGACCGGCTACTGGGTGGCACACCCGTACTCACCGGCATGGATGACTCCGTGGGGAAACGGCCTGGCACGGGGCATGGGGCAGGTGGACCCGAGCAAGCCGACCCTGGGCATGGAGATCCTGCACCTCACGGGCAACTTCATCTTCCTCGCCGGACTCGTCGGCGTCATGCAGATCACCCGGCGGGCCGTAGGAGGGCTCAAGTCGCGCAAGTGGGCCAAGATGGGCGTGTGGATGCAGGGGATGCACGGTCTGGAACATCTCGTCCTGACGTTGTCCGTCGCACTGGGCGCCAGCCGCGCCATCGGGCTTTCCACCTGGTTTGGCCTGATCGAGCCGGGGCCAGCGCTGGTGACGTACCGGGTGTGGTGGCACTTCATCGCCAACCTGGTCGGCTCCGTGATCTTTGCCGTGTCTCTGTACCACCTGTGGAAGGAGAGGCACGCGGTCAAGGCCGGGTACCAGGCTTCCGGGGTGGAGGAGTCCGTGTTCGTGCCGTCTTCGGTGTCCACATCGCTTCCCGCATCCGAGGAGGAGGCGGCGCCCGGGCACGATCTGGTCGGTCGTGCCTGA
- a CDS encoding hemolysin family protein: MTEVLLLMVAILLSLACGAFVAAEFSLTTVERGELERAAARGERGAPGALKAVRNLTFQLSGAQLGITVTNLVVGMLAEPSIAKLLAGPFRAMGLSQTTASSVALVLGTALSTVFLMVVGELVPKNWAISSPLAVAKRVGNPQRWFSAVFGPFITHLNNTANRLVRRLGVEPAEELASARGPQELAALARHSAKKGALEPDTAELFVRTLNLADLSAENVMTPRVQVVALDTLATCEDVANATRATGLSRFPVYRGSLDSVVGIAHIKDVLALPAWERPRRSVAQVMREPLLVPESLTVDRLLDRLSGKRTMAVVIDEYGGTAGVATLEDIVEEVVGEVRDEHDPHETPDLAPAGADDAGRALYSADGAARTDQLARVGLRVPEGPYETLAGLVATELGRIPHTGDRVDVAGWRLDVVDASGHRAARVLLHAPLDDEQTDETPRGAR, encoded by the coding sequence ATGACCGAAGTGCTGCTCCTTATGGTGGCGATCCTGCTGTCGCTCGCCTGCGGCGCGTTCGTGGCGGCCGAGTTCTCGCTGACCACGGTGGAACGCGGCGAGCTGGAGCGGGCCGCCGCACGCGGTGAACGCGGTGCCCCTGGCGCCCTCAAGGCCGTGCGGAACCTAACCTTCCAGCTTTCCGGTGCCCAGCTCGGCATCACCGTCACCAATCTGGTGGTCGGCATGCTGGCCGAGCCCTCGATCGCCAAGCTGCTCGCCGGACCGTTCAGGGCGATGGGCCTGTCGCAGACCACAGCGAGTTCGGTCGCGCTGGTACTGGGCACGGCCCTGTCCACGGTGTTCCTGATGGTCGTCGGCGAACTGGTGCCGAAGAACTGGGCGATCTCCTCGCCGCTGGCCGTGGCCAAGCGGGTCGGCAACCCCCAGCGCTGGTTCAGCGCGGTCTTTGGCCCTTTCATCACGCACTTGAACAACACGGCCAACCGGTTGGTCCGCCGGCTCGGTGTCGAGCCGGCGGAGGAGCTGGCCTCCGCACGCGGTCCGCAGGAGCTGGCCGCCCTCGCCCGGCACTCCGCGAAGAAGGGCGCGCTGGAGCCGGACACCGCCGAGTTGTTCGTGCGGACGCTGAACCTGGCCGACCTGAGCGCGGAGAACGTGATGACCCCACGGGTCCAGGTCGTCGCCCTCGACACCCTGGCCACCTGCGAGGACGTCGCCAACGCGACCCGGGCCACCGGACTGTCCCGGTTCCCGGTCTACCGGGGCAGCCTGGACTCGGTCGTCGGCATCGCCCACATCAAGGACGTACTGGCACTGCCCGCCTGGGAGCGGCCCCGCCGTTCCGTCGCCCAGGTGATGCGCGAGCCGCTCCTGGTTCCCGAGTCCCTGACCGTGGACCGGCTGCTGGACCGGCTCTCCGGCAAGCGCACCATGGCCGTCGTCATCGACGAGTACGGCGGCACGGCGGGCGTGGCGACACTGGAGGACATCGTGGAAGAGGTCGTCGGCGAGGTACGGGACGAGCACGACCCGCACGAGACACCGGACCTCGCCCCGGCCGGCGCGGACGACGCCGGCCGAGCCCTGTACTCCGCGGACGGCGCCGCCCGCACCGACCAGCTCGCGCGCGTGGGCCTGCGGGTACCCGAGGGGCCCTACGAGACCCTGGCCGGCCTGGTCGCCACCGAGCTGGGCCGGATACCGCACACCGGCGACAGGGTTGACGTCGCTGGCTGGCGGCTGGACGTGGTGGACGCCTCGGGCCACCGGGCGGCCAGGGTGCTGTTGCACGCGCCGCTGGACGACGAGCAGACCGACGAGACGCCGAGGGGCGCACGATGA
- a CDS encoding hemolysin family protein, translated as MTAVQLLIGLATLVVNAFFVGAEFALISVRRSQVEPVAQEGDRRARSVLWGLEHVSALLAAAQLGITLCTLVLGVVAEPAIAHLLEPVFHAVGIPEGAGHAVSFVIALTVATYLHMLLGEMVPKNIALAEPVRSALILGPPLVALSRALRPVIFAVNAFANGLLKLLRVETRGEVAATFTDTELAEIVKDAGEAGLIDDRAQERLHDALELGSRPVRDVVVPLEGVVYASVGVTPEQLEGLSAESGFSRFPVVDTGRRIVGYLHVKDALDTSPRDVPFQLRDMRPIPRVRERTPLDDVLTAMRGSRTHLAAVLGDDGRLAGLVTMEDVLRELFGQPA; from the coding sequence ATGACCGCCGTACAGCTGCTGATCGGCCTGGCGACCCTGGTCGTCAACGCCTTCTTCGTGGGCGCCGAGTTCGCGCTGATCTCCGTACGCCGGTCGCAGGTGGAGCCCGTGGCCCAGGAGGGCGACCGGCGCGCACGGAGCGTGCTGTGGGGCCTGGAGCACGTGTCGGCGCTACTGGCCGCCGCCCAGCTCGGCATCACGCTGTGCACACTGGTCCTCGGCGTGGTCGCCGAGCCGGCGATCGCGCACCTGCTGGAGCCGGTGTTCCACGCCGTCGGCATCCCCGAGGGCGCGGGCCACGCCGTGTCCTTCGTGATCGCACTGACCGTGGCGACCTACCTGCACATGCTGCTGGGCGAGATGGTGCCCAAGAACATCGCCCTCGCGGAACCGGTGCGCAGCGCACTGATCCTCGGTCCACCGCTGGTCGCCTTGTCCCGGGCACTGCGTCCGGTGATCTTCGCGGTCAACGCCTTCGCGAACGGACTGCTGAAGCTGCTGCGGGTGGAGACCAGGGGCGAGGTGGCGGCGACATTCACGGACACCGAACTCGCCGAGATCGTCAAGGACGCCGGCGAGGCGGGCCTGATCGACGACCGGGCGCAGGAGCGGCTGCACGACGCGTTGGAACTGGGCAGCCGACCGGTGCGGGACGTGGTGGTCCCGTTGGAGGGGGTGGTGTACGCGAGCGTGGGCGTCACCCCGGAACAACTGGAAGGGCTGTCCGCCGAGTCCGGCTTCTCCCGGTTCCCGGTGGTCGACACCGGCCGGCGGATCGTGGGCTATCTCCACGTCAAGGACGCGCTGGACACCTCGCCGCGGGATGTGCCGTTCCAACTGCGTGACATGCGCCCCATCCCACGGGTGCGGGAGAGGACCCCGCTGGACGACGTGCTCACCGCGATGCGGGGCAGCCGTACCCACCTCGCCGCCGTGCTCGGCGACGACGGGCGGTTGGCCGGCCTGGTGACCATGGAGGACGTGCTGCGGGAGCTGTTCGGGCAGCCCGCCTGA
- a CDS encoding DUF1702 family protein — MANRFGRLRSRLLTPSMNETRLFTRGFHEKSPEARERLETVGESFLTGYAYAAAASSTADAEIRLGTVPPQFRGFAYEGAAMGMAVRDGLPIGGNRHVEHFLRGEAARHKYMVYVGVGWAMARVPRFRWSRMYTADPLLRWLVLDGYGFHQAYFRTDKYVRGQYQEPDFPWPGAEWSWYADRVIDQGIGRAMWFVGGTDVERVTAMIDSFSEERHADLYAGAGLAATYAGGAGKAELQLLQERAGKHRKWVAQGSGFAATARLEAGLGNEHTVLATEVLCGTTPEQAMLVCQESLPDPCVDDGTPAYEVWRCRIAERLAAGAEG, encoded by the coding sequence ATGGCGAATCGGTTCGGCCGGCTCCGCAGCCGCCTGCTGACCCCAAGCATGAACGAGACGAGGCTGTTCACCCGCGGCTTCCACGAGAAGAGTCCCGAGGCACGCGAACGACTTGAAACGGTCGGTGAGTCGTTCCTGACCGGCTACGCCTACGCCGCCGCGGCCTCCTCGACCGCGGATGCCGAGATCCGGCTCGGGACCGTGCCGCCGCAGTTCCGGGGGTTCGCCTACGAGGGCGCCGCCATGGGGATGGCGGTGCGCGACGGGCTGCCGATCGGCGGCAACCGGCACGTGGAGCACTTCCTGCGTGGCGAGGCCGCGAGACACAAGTACATGGTCTACGTGGGAGTGGGCTGGGCCATGGCCCGGGTGCCGCGGTTCCGCTGGTCCCGGATGTACACCGCCGACCCGTTGCTGCGCTGGCTCGTGCTCGACGGCTACGGCTTCCACCAGGCGTACTTTCGCACCGACAAGTACGTGCGCGGGCAGTATCAGGAGCCCGACTTCCCCTGGCCCGGCGCCGAGTGGTCCTGGTACGCCGACCGGGTCATCGACCAGGGGATCGGCCGTGCCATGTGGTTCGTCGGCGGGACGGACGTCGAGCGGGTCACTGCAATGATCGATTCGTTCTCCGAGGAACGGCACGCGGACCTGTACGCGGGGGCCGGACTGGCCGCCACGTACGCCGGGGGCGCCGGCAAGGCAGAACTGCAGCTCCTCCAGGAGCGGGCCGGGAAGCACCGGAAATGGGTCGCCCAGGGTTCCGGGTTCGCCGCCACGGCGCGGCTGGAGGCGGGGCTGGGCAACGAGCACACCGTGCTCGCCACCGAGGTGTTGTGCGGCACTACTCCCGAGCAGGCCATGCTCGTCTGCCAGGAGTCGCTGCCCGATCCCTGCGTGGACGACGGTACGCCGGCCTACGAGGTCTGGCGCTGCCGGATCGCCGAGCGGCTCGCCGCCGGTGCGGAGGGCTGA
- a CDS encoding IS3 family transposase, translated as MFAPDLIGRDFTAPRPGMRFVGDMTELSTLEGKVYLATCIDLATREVVGWAMADHHRAELPVAALRMAAGRGGLEQGCVMRTDRGSECTSDEFSSKIRKLRMRQSMGRVGSCYDNAAAESWFVILKAEIGTTMWETREAARADVFRYVEVEYNRSRLRRHPDYGYITPLETRSLLQEAPGRVRRPRPESLDLRAGSTSTSHPHRGTGRVDRLHASRD; from the coding sequence GTGTTCGCGCCCGACCTGATCGGCCGGGACTTCACCGCGCCCCGGCCCGGGATGCGGTTCGTCGGCGACATGACTGAACTCAGCACGCTGGAAGGGAAGGTGTATCTGGCGACCTGTATCGATCTCGCGACGCGGGAGGTGGTCGGCTGGGCGATGGCCGACCACCACCGCGCCGAGCTGCCGGTCGCCGCCTTGCGGATGGCGGCCGGGCGTGGCGGCCTGGAGCAGGGTTGCGTCATGCGTACGGATCGCGGCAGCGAGTGCACGAGTGACGAATTCAGCAGCAAAATACGCAAGTTGCGCATGAGGCAATCGATGGGGCGTGTCGGCTCTTGTTATGATAATGCTGCCGCGGAAAGCTGGTTCGTCATCCTGAAAGCGGAGATCGGGACGACGATGTGGGAGACCCGCGAGGCCGCCCGGGCCGACGTTTTCCGTTACGTCGAGGTCGAGTACAACCGTAGTCGGCTCCGTCGGCACCCCGACTACGGGTACATCACCCCGCTCGAAACGCGATCCTTGCTCCAGGAAGCCCCCGGAAGGGTCAGACGACCCAGGCCGGAATCCCTGGACTTGAGAGCAGGGAGTACGTCAACGAGCCACCCTCACCGAGGGACTGGCCGCGTAGATCGTCTCCACGCTTCGAGGGATTGA